A part of Doryrhamphus excisus isolate RoL2022-K1 chromosome 8, RoL_Dexc_1.0, whole genome shotgun sequence genomic DNA contains:
- the LOC131135079 gene encoding trichohyalin-like isoform X7, whose product MSDAVAVEEMTKPQISDKTFFKDDNFELPQQQDTSESDTSPSDETPGIDTSDTTTTQTTSSSETSPTEKTTESPSDGRSPELSRQEAPEPDTDSSGCNRQQTKDFKKGEEEDETAKKLRKHQTHHFQFIISHYVADPVHQQDDKKEITMVSSDIVHNNSFGCYDRQQKMAVSGEGREHEEERDKSMDSSGSVSYDSQLQRGFKRRGQDEDTEGSHSAMAKSDKPDEISGKQPHSLARSTKSPKQQLLGEFLDSTNSAFEMDTYSKERSENDTEASKSSQDDSGRDPSSVDVYDHLVVQVPSDAKQGKERDKSTQTPALDSDDSASSSQLEVDANEDGIVEEASTSKSLDELGHDLYADDVDSVREDQWSEHIQRPLSGFSEVEADNGLIKTPGSQPPYVSGAAIVAIDGELHKHSCYPHLFVKVQTELSLGPSFHQEELRRQKEDGEECFKIKSEARMHFCPEPLLKHEEEEDEYLKRGVQLRACVHQEDLLRQEEKEEAHLKRQHQEARMHLRQVDLWKDEDEQLVRDREKGGDEEAAKSGKEKVICVLQEKMSTQEDETLKSDVKIRIHIHQEVLKKNEEEQMDHLMNERPMRCQLSEENLGRDNLMNEKPMRRQLSEENLRRDSLMNERPMRRQLSEERLGRDSLMNDKPMRRQLSEENLRRDNLMNERPMRRQLSEENLRRHSLIKEKPMRRQLSEDSLGRENLMNERSMRRQLSEEKLGSESLKNEKPLRRQLSEEKLGRDIPVNERSMRRQLSEENLRRDNLMNERSMRRQLSEEKLGSESLKNEKPLRRQLSEERLGSESLMNDKPMRRQLSEENLRRDNLMNERSIRRQLSEEKLGSESLINEKPLRRQLSEENLRRDNLMNGKSMRRQLSEEKLGSESLKNEKPLRRQLSEENLRSDNVMNGRSMRRQLSEENLRSNNVMNERSMRRQLSEENLRRDNLVNEKPMRRQLSEENLKSNNVMNERSMRRQLSEENLRSNNVMNEKPMRRQLSEENLRSNNVMNERPLSSTSQIKLKNEEDSGEQSKSEMEPSHLWQEELSTEEESEVEQLKREKEVRATVFQAGLLREEQEETERFMREKGIQIHHCEEQLSTEEEEKVDRVKRKKRRRICLCLEDLRREEEEEVERLKMDIYMRKCLLQDELSADFKKEMQMRMQFCQDELRREEEEEVEKLTKEKEARMYQQREKLTREENEEVAQLKEAKERRIYECREELRRQEEEEVEKLMQEKERRMQRHMQHLNIREEDTINPVQKEAMDEEEQEWLKNEAVVRPKRKKAVTRLGHQDDLEREDLQDERSMKEKWGRRDEREQMRKERRNSLALQDKHTRDEMELEQMKKEKAKRMRLYQEKLRREEEDEMESLKREHVAKVYLHKEALNREEEKEMEQLEREKEARMRVRQQEVSREEDKEMVRLKRGKHKKATHGVNMRSDEEEVEHFRREEMIALLYPEEVTRAEEDDLECLKMDIMRRWLRQGEVRREEEDVLKREREPRSPRQHGSRGERRKEDRTHIYQDELSTEEEEESEESEQFQRERKRRRQLSQEDLRKVEAKEAALLKNDRKLRKEKEEVTKQFKKEGHKQAHHEELEEERNGGKHFHFFRHRWPEELEREEEKFDMRRREKGLKRQFSEEDLRSAEEEVQGFIGEKEKLMAFSRRKNEEDANVLMREKQRRLRLCQEELKTEEEEVKQLEIQKENRIRKQQEELRIEEENEADELRRQKEERICRLQEELKAEEDEETERLRKDKEKRMRLLQEELRKEEEEDRLKWENERRIWHHQEELSRQEEEKWSRLDRHKRMCLHLEKLRIEEEETADRLKREKEKRMQLHREELRREEAAEVEQLRREKEKRICYLQDELQRDEEEQRCRKEKERRMLYCQEKLHKDEDDVVNLFKREREKRMHYCQAELKREEEEEAVRLNGEKQHRIRLLQDELKREADKLIERLKYEKEHRMRLRHINQIGEEEERKLKTEYKQKLRALRLYLRAKRKQEEALLNKLSEQKEGLCESVQKEPDEEQLHLRQDREAVLRTICLALDEERAAEHDRLKTQRRRYFEHLRAESEEELHALKTRLQDEREENLHFLTPEARQMMLNSGSCGAFQPLGETAMESQNQMSGGLGPIRLNTTHFPALNSALSLALSLPTATVYCPAYRPTHTLLSTPEQLPSPLTAAATEDSFISTAYLGNPSGYCDQLSLNSFNEITVRQFQK is encoded by the exons ATGTCTGATGCAGTTGCAGTAGAGGAGATGACCAAGCCACAAATATCTGACAAGACATTTTTCAAGGATGACAATTTTGAGTTACCGCAGCAACAG GATACAAGTGAAAGTGATACAAGCCCATCAGACGAGACGCCCGGGATAGACACATCAGACACTACTACAACACAG ACGACAAGTAGCAGCGAAACAAGTCCGACGGAGAAGACGACCGAGTCGCCTTCTGATGGCCGCAGTCCTGAATTGTCACGTCAAGAG GCACCAGAACCGGATACTGACAGTTCCGGTTGTAACAGACAGCAGACGAAAGATTTCAAGAAAggggaggaagaagatgagacCGCTAAGAAGTTGCGGAAGCATCAGACGCATCATTTCCAATTTATTATTAG CCATTATGTGGCTGACCCGGTCCACCAGCAGGATGACAAGAAGGAAATAACTATG GTATCATCAGACATTGTTCACAACAACAGTTTTGGTTGCTATGACAGGCAGCAAAAGATGGCTGTCAGCGGGGAAGGGAGGGAGCACGAAGAGGAGAGAGACAAGAG TATGGACTCCAGTGGTTCTGTTTCCTATGATAGTCAGCTGCAGAGAGGTTTCAAACGACGGGGGCAGGATGAGGATACTGAAGGTAGCCACAG tgcaaTGGCGAAATCAGACAAGCCTGACGAAATATCTGGGAAACAACCCCATTCTTTGGCCCGCAGTACTAAATCACCAAAGCAACAG CTGCTGGGAGAGTTTTTGGACTCTACCAATTCTGCTTTTGAGATGGACACATATTCCAAAGAAAGGTCGGAAAATGACACTGAGGCTTCCAAAAG TAGCCAAGATGACTCGGGGCGTGACCCTTCAAGTGTGGATGTCTACGATCACCTGGTGGTTCAGGTGCCCTCTGATGCCAAACAGGGCAAGGAGAGAGATAAGTCTACCCAAACTCCTGCA CTAGACTCCGATGATTCTGCTTCCAGCAGTCAGCTGGAAGTGGATGCCAACGAGGACGGGATCGTGGAGGAGGCCAGTACTTCCAAGAG CCTGGATGAATTAGGTCATGACCTTTATGCTGATGACGTGGACAGCGTCCGGGAGGATCAGTGGTCTGAACACATTCAGCGTCCCCTGAGTGGGTTCTCTGAAGTCGAAGCGGACAACGGGCTCATCAAAACACCAGGA TCACAACCACCATATGTCAGTGGAGCTGCAATTGTAGCCATTGATGGAGAATTGCATAAGCACTCCTGTTATCCGCATCTTTTTGTCAAG GTACAGACAGAGCTGTCATTGGGGCCCAGTTTCCACCAGGAAGAGCTCAGGAGGCAGAAGGAAGACGGAGAGGAATGTTTCAAGATAAAAAGCGAGGCAAGAATGCACTTCTGCCCGGAACCGCTATTGAAacatgaagaggaagaagatgagtATTTAAAGAGAGGTGTTCAGTTAAGAGCGTGCGTCCACCAAGAAGATCTGCTGAGACAGGAGGAGAAAGAAGAGGCACATTTAAAGAGACAACATCAGGAGGCAAGAATGCATCTCCGTCAGGTGGATCTGTGGAAAGATGAAGATGAGCAATTAGTGAGGGACAGGGAGAAAGGGGGAGATGAGGAGGCGGCAAAGAGCGGAAAGGAAAAGGTCATTTGTGTCCTCCAGGAGAAGATGAGTACTCAAGAAGATGAAACGTTGAAAAGTGATGTAAAGATAAGAATACATATTCACCAGGAGGTGCTGAAGAAAAACGAAGAGGAGCAGATGGACCACCTGATGAATGAAAGGCCAATGAGATGTCAACTCAGTGAGGAGAATCTGGGAAGAGACAACCTGATGAATGAAAAGCCAATGAGAAGACAACTCAGTGAGGAGAACCTGAGGAGAGATAGTCTCATGAATGAAAGGCCAATGAGAAGACAACTCAGTGAGGAGAGACTAGGGAGAGATAGTCTGATGAATGACAAGCCAATGAGAAGACAACTCAGTGAGGAGAATCTGAGGAGAGACAACCTCATGAATGAAAGGCCAATGAGAAGACAACTCAGTGAGGAGAATCTGAGGAGACATAGTCTCATAAAGGAAAAGCCAATGAGAAGACAACTCAGTGAAGATAGTCTAGGGAGAGAGAACCTGATGAATGAAAGGTCAATGAGAAGACAACTCAGTGAGGAGAAACTAGGGAGCGAGAGCCTCAAGAATGAAAAGCCATTAAGAAGACAACTCAGTGAGGAGAAACTAGGGAGAGATATTCCGGTGAATGAAAGGTCAATGAGAAGACAACTCAGTGAGGAGAATCTGAGGAGAGACAACCTCATGAATGAAAGGTCAATGAGAAGACAACTCAGTGAGGAGAAACTAGGGAGCGAGAGCCTCAAGAATGAAAAGCCATTAAGAAGACAACTCAGTGAGGAGAGACTAGGGAGCGAGAGCCTGATGAATGACAAGCCAATGAGAAGACAACTCAGTGAGGAGAATCTGAGGAGAGACAACCTCATGAATGAAAGGTCAATAAGAAGACAACTCAGTGAGGAGAAACTAGGGAGTGAGAGCCTGATCAATGAAAAGCCATTAAGAAGACAGCTCAGTGAGGAGAATCTGAGGAGAGATAACCTCATGAATGGAAAGTCAATGAGAAGACAACTCAGTGAGGAGAAACTGGGGAGCGAGAGCCTCAAGAATGAAAAGCCATTAAGAAGACAACTCAGTGAGGAGAATCTGAGGAGCGACAACGTCATGAATGGAAGGTCAATGAGAAGACAACTCAGTGAGGAGAATCTGAGAAGCAACAACGTCATGAATGAAAGGTCAATGAGAAGACAACTCAGTGAGGAGAATCTGAGGAGAGACAACCTCGTGAATGAAAAGCCAATGAGAAGACAACTGAGTGAGGAGAATCTGAAGAGCAACAACGTCATGAATGAAAGGTCAATGAGAAGACAACTGAGTGAGGAGAATCTGAGGAGCAACAATGTCATGAATGAAAAGCCAATGAGAAGACAACTGAGTGAGGAGAATCTGAGGAGCAACAACGTCATGAATGAAAGGCCACTGAGCTCCACCAGTCAGATAAAGCTGAAGAACGAAGAGGACTCAGGGGAGCAGTCGAAAAGCGAGATGGAACCAAGCCATCTCTGGCAGGAGGAACTCAGCACGGAGGAAGAAAGTGAGGTTGAACAGTTAAAAAGGGAGAAGGAGGTGAGAGCAACGGTCTTCCAAGCGGGGCTGCTGAGGGAGGAACAAGAGGAGACGGAGCGGTTCATGAGGGAGAAGGGGATCCAAATACATCACTGTGAGGAGCAGCTCAGCaccgaggaggaggaaaaggtagatcgagtgaagaggaaaaaaaggagaagaATCTGTCTTTGCCTGGAAGACCTgaggagagaggaagaggaggaggtggaacGGCTGAAGATGGACATTTATATGAGAAAATGTCTCCTCCAGGATGAGCTCAGTGCCGACTTTAAGAAGGAGATGCAGATGAGAATGCAGTTCTGTCAGGATGAGCTGagaagggaggaagaggaggaggtagAGAAGTTGACGAAGGAGAAGGAGGCAAGAATGTATCAACAAAGAGAGAAGCTGACGAGAGAGGAAAATGAGGAGGTGGCGCAATTAAAGGAGGCGAAAGAGAGAAGAATCTATGAATGTCGCGAGGAGCTCAGgaggcaggaagaggaggaagtggagaaaCTGATGCAGGAAAAGGAGAGGAGAATGCAACGCCACATGCAACATCTGAACATACGGGAGGAGGACACCATAAACCCCGTCCAGAAAGAAGCCATGGACGAGGAGGAGCAGGAATGGTTGAAGAACGAAGCGGTTGTGCgaccaaagagaaaaaaagccgTAACACGTCTTGGTCACCAGGACGACCTGGAAAGAGAAGACCTGCAGGATGAGCGATCGATGAAGGAGAAATGGGGAAGGAGAGACGAAAGGGAGCAAATGAGGAAGGAACGGAGAAACTCTCTTGCCCTGCAGGACAAACACACCAGAGATGAGATGGAGTTGGAGCAGATGAAGAAGGAGAAGGCGAAGAGAATGAGGCTCTACCAGGAGAAGCTGAGGAGGGAAGAAGAGGATGAGATGGAGTCTTTGAAGAGGGAACACGTGGCCAAAGTTTATCTCCACAAGGAGGCGCTGAACAGAGAGGAAGAGAAGGAGATGGAGCAGTTGGAGAGAGAAAAGGAGGCAAGGATGCGTGTCCGCCAGCAGGAGGTGAGCAGAGAGGAGGACAAAGAAATGGTGCGATTAAAAAggggaaaacataaaaaagcgACGCATGGAGTAAATATGAGGAGCGATGAAGAGGAGGTAGAGCACTTCAGGAGGGAGGAGATGATAGCGCTCCTCTACCCGGAAGAAGTGACGAGAGCAGAAGAAGATGATTTAGAGTGCTTGAAGATGGACATAATGAGAAGGTGGCTGCGTCAAGGGGAGGTgagaagagaggaggaggatgtaTTGAAGAGGGAGAGGGAGCCCAGATCACCGCGCCAACATGGAAGTAGAGgagaaaggaggaaggaggacagAACGCATATCTATCAAGATGAACTTAGcacggaggaagaggaggaatcGGAGGAATCGGAACAGTTTCAGAGGGAAAGGAAGAGAAGACGCCAGCTCTCCCAGGAAGATTTAAGGAAAGTGGAAGCGAAGGAGGCAGCGCTGTTAAAAAACGACAGAAAGCTGAGGAAGGAGAAAGAGGAGGTCACAAAACAATTCAAGAAGGAGGGTCATAAGCAAGCCCACCATGAAGAACTGGAAGAGGAAAGGAATGGAGGAAAGCACTTCCATTTTTTTCGGCATCGCTGGCCGGAAGAGCTTGAAAGGGAGGAGGAGAAGTTTGATATGAGAAGGAGGGAAAAGGGATTGAAAAGACAATTCAGTGAGGAGGACCTGAGAAGTGCGGAGGAGGAGGTGCAAGGGTTCATTGGGGAAAAGGAAAAGTTAATGGCGTTCTCCCGGCGGAAAAACGAAGAGGATGCAAATGTTTTAATGAGGGAAAAACAGAGAAGACTCCGCCTTTGCCAGGAGGAGTTGAAgacagaagaagaggaggtgaAGCAGTTAGAGATACAAAAGGAGAACCGAATCCGCAAACAGCAGGAAGAACTGAgaatagaagaagaaaatgagGCGGATGAATTGAGGAGACAAAAGGAGGAGAGAATATGCCGTCTACAGGAAGAACTGAAGgcagaggaagatgaggagacGGAGAGGTTAAGGAAGGACAAAGAGAAGAGAATGCGTCTCCTCCAGGAGGAGCTTcggaaagaggaggaggaggatcgaCTGAAGTGGGAAAATGAAAGGAGAATATGGCATCACCAAGAGGAACTGAGCAGACAGGAAGAGGAGAAGTGGTCTAGGTTGGACCGCCACAAACGAATGTGTCTCCATCTGGAGAAGCTGAGGATCGAGGAAGAGGAGACGGCGGACAGGTTGAAGAGGGAAAAGGAGAAGCGAATGCAGCTCCACCGGGAAGAGCTGAGGAGAGAGGAAGCGGCAGAGGTGGAACAGTTACGGAGGGAAAAAGAGAAGCGAATATGTTACCTCCAGGACGAGCTTCAGCGTGACGAGGAGGAGCAACGATGCAGGAAGGAGAAGGAACGGAGAATGCTGTACTGCCAGGAGAAGTTACACAAAGACGAAGACGATGTGGTGAATCTCTTCAAGCGGGAGCGAGAGAAGAGAATGCATTACTGTCAGGCGGAATTGAagcgagaggaagaggaggaagcggTGAGGTTGAACGGAGAAAAACAACATAGGATTCGTCTTCTCCAGGATGAGCTGAAGAGAGAGGCGGACAAGTTGATTGAGCGgttgaagtatgagaaggagcacCGAATGCGTCTCCGTCATATCAACCAAAttggagaagaggaggagaggaaactGAAAACTGAGTACAAACAAAAGCTGAG GGCTCTGCGACTGTATCTTCGGGCCAAGAGGAAACAAGAGGAAGCATTACTGAACAAGTTATCTGAGCAGAAAGAAGGATTATGTGAATCTGTCCAGAAGGAGCCAGATGAGGAGCAACTTCATCTCAG ACAGGACCGTGAAGCTGTTCTCAGAACAATTTGCCTTGCGCTTGATGAAGAACGAGCGGCCGAACATGACAGACTGAAGACTCAAAGGAGGCGTTATTTTGAGCATCTGAGGGCGGAGTCAGAAGAGGAGCTGCACGCACTGAAAACCAGGCTTCAAGACGAGCGGGAGGAGAACTTGCACTTTCTAACACCCGAG GCACGACAGATGATGCTGAATTCGGGTTCATGCGGTGCCTTTCAGCCACTCGGTGAGACAG CTATGGAGTCCCAGAATCAAATGTCAGGTGGTTTAGGGCCGATTCGTCTGAACACCACCCACTTCCCGGCCCTCAATTCGGCTCTGTCCCTTGCTCTGTCGCTGCCCACCGCCACCGTCTACTGCCCCGCCTACAGACCCACGCATACCTTATTGAGTACTCCAGAGCAACTACCCAGTCCCCTCACTGCAGCAGCGACTGAAGACTCATTCATCTCCACGGCCTATCTAGGTAACCCTTCTGGATACTGTGATCAGCTGAGCTTAAACAGCTTCAACGAGATCACAGTTCGGCAGTTCCAGAAATAA